The Streptomyces pactum genome contains a region encoding:
- a CDS encoding type I polyketide synthase, whose protein sequence is MAGEDTLRTYLKRATTDLRQARRRLQEVEETAREPIAIVGMGCRYPGGITSPATLWEVVVQGRDAISDFPTNRGWDLDALFDQDSTHVDAGARSREDESADEGASDGDDGRTDDGNPSGGSRPGTSATRYGGFLHDAGAFDAAFFNISPREAKAMDPQQRLLLETAWEALEDARLDPHTLAGTPTGVFTGLSPNHYGTHGDTELEGYLLTGTAPAVASGRIAYTLGLHGPALTIDTACSSSLVAVHLACQALRNNECTLALAGGATIMATPETFLEFSRQGGLAPDGRCKAFAAEADGTGWSEGAGIIVLQRLSDAQAQGRTILALIPGSAVNQDGASNGLTAPNGPAQERVIHQALTNAHLTPDQIDAVEAHGTGTTLGDPIEAHALLNTYGQHHTPQHPLYLGSLKTNIGHTQAAAGIAGIIKMVQALNHDHLPPTLHAHNPSPHINWTTGHITLLTQPTPWPTHNRPRNAAVSAFGVSGTNAHLILQQAPTPPHTDEPTTPPQDDKTLVVLPLSAKSAPALRAQATQLGDHLTDHPDLGLPQTATTLATRAVFEHRAVITTHDRAQALDALHALADSTPHVALTTGQTPTPARKLAFLFPGQGCQYPGMGRGLYNRLPVFTDALDDTCRALDEHLEHPLRDIILAQPDTPQAQLLTRTDYTQPALFALTTALYHQLRDLGLTPDYLIGHSIGEITAAHAAGILTLTDAATLITTRARLMHQLPNHTTGMLAAHTTLTNLTPHLTNHPTTTIAAYNSPTNHILADTHTNLTTLQHDLTTHGIKTTPLHTTHAFHSPHMNPTLETFHHTAQQLTYHPPTIPIISTLTGQPTTTELTHPTHWTQHIRQPVQLHQALTHTPPHTTYLEITPHPTLTPHTPPHTPTHTTLHRNHNDQHHLHTTLAHLHTTGHTTTWPTTTHTHTTTTSSTAKLPTYPFQRDTYWLSPPRTAAARENGPALLHLTWDEHPTPHTTAALPAHTALLTNPFDTPDTPVAPDEPHRPDKADRADEPDGQDDGQAGPDGLGVSDAPDAPDAGHRVLSGLVPTANHYRTLTDLTHALDNATTAPDTLICPLPTPTTTPTDPTTDTHNTLTATLHLLQTWLADERTTHTHLVLLTHQAVTVTPDEDPHLTHAATTALIRTAQTEHPHRITLIDLDTHPDTPTTLPHALHHAHTHHQPQLAIRQGHIHTPALRHTHTPTTPPPTWNPQGTVLITGGTGTLAAHTARHLITQHGVRHLLLASRTGPNAPGAHQLTTELQTLGADVTLAACDIADPHALTHLLTTLPDTHPLTAVIHTAGLIDMAPLLELTPQQLHTVLRPKVDAAWNLHHATRHLNLDAFILYSSLAATLASPGQANYAAANAYLDALAHHRHHQGLPATSLAWGPWTDTNGMIRHLNTTTRKHTTRTGFPPLTTTNALHLLDTALTTHHPTTTATHLNTTTLTTQAHNNTLPPLLHHLTPTPAVRTRSAGEKAAGDGSSLKTRLTGLNEQERLEHLLNLVRTTIATVLAHPDPHHIDPHQPFKQLGFDSLTTVQLRNHLTHTTGLHLPTTLAFDHPTPHALTTHLNQQLTPHTNQKATHDKPTTTTTTDDPIAIVGMGCRFPGNITSPDALWHLITQGHEAITAFPTNRGWNLDKLFDTTGNTGHTGDTERKPGTSATRYGGFLHDAGAFDAAFFNISPREAKAMDPQQRLLLETAWEALEDARLDPHTLAGTPTGVFTGLSPNHYGTHGDTELEGYLLTGTAPAVASGRIAYTLGLHGPALTIDTACSSSLVAVHLACQALRNNECTLALAGGATIMATPETFLEFSRQGGLAPDGRCKAFAAEADGTGWSEGAGIIILQRLSDAQAQGRTILALIPGSAVNQDGASNGLTAPNGPAQERVIHQALTNAHLTPDQIDAVEAHGTGTTLGDPIEAHALLNTYGQHHTPQHPLYLGSLKTNIGHTQAAAGIAGIIKMVQALNHDHLPPTLHAHNPSPHINWTTGHITLLTQPTPWPTHNRPRNAAVSAFGVSGTNAHLILQQAPTPTHTDKPTPPHTDEPTTPPHTDEPTTPPQDDTSLVALPLSAKSAPALRAQATQLRDHLTDHPDLGLPQTATTLATRAVFEHRAVITATDRDQALAALTALAENSPHTLLTTGQTPTPARKLAFLFPGQGCQYPGMGRGLYNRLPVFTDALDDTCRALDEHLEHPLRDIILAQPDTPQAQLLTRTDYTQPALFALTTALYHQLRDLGLTPDYLIGHSIGEITAAHAAGILTLTDAATLITTRARLMHQLPNHTTGMLAAHTTLTNLTPHLTNHPTTTIAAYNSPTNHILADTHTNLTTLQHDLTTHGIKTTPLHTTHAFHSPHMNPTLETFHHTAQQLTYHPPTIPIISTLTGQPTTTELTHPTHWTQHIRQPVQLHQALTHTPPHTTYLEITPHPTLTPHTPPHTPTHTTLHRNHNDQHHLHTTLAHLHTTGHTTTWPTTTHTSPNRSSSTAKLPTYPFQHHTHWLTPPTTTTASATATALGQGAAHHPFLGAVLDLPEQSTTVFTGQISLDTHPWLADHTIQGTVLLPATAVVDLALHAGDHLGCPVVSELTLHSPLALSGDTARDLRLTAVRSEEDAACALTVHSRASEHDEWTHHASATLAAQAADAVGTLDGTDAWTAWPPAGATPIDVTTTYDELSRSGYHYGPLFRGLTAAWRDGDDVYAEVALPSVTDPGTGTGTGVSTDGYGVHPALLDAALHPLVLHSDETATKQTSLPYSFEGLALHTTGATALRVRLSRTGAHALTLTAADSTGAPVATIDTLTLRPQGPSVPAPLHHVRWIHRPHPTETPDTTATPDFTQLTLTQALNQPTPTPPHLLIHLTNPDTPQNQDQHPTNHQTLTDTLNLLQHWLTDERNAHTHLTLTTHHAVPITPHDNPNPTHATLWGLIRTAQTEHPHRITLIDLDTHPDTPTTLPHALHHSHTHHEPQLAIRQGHIHTPRLTRLPTPQLTGTDPTWNPEGTVLITGGTGALGTHTARHLVTRHGVRRLLLVSRSGPDAPHASRLRRELEELGAEVTVSACDVADRGAVDALLHDLPERHPLSAVVHIAGVVEDSTCTSLSARELEAVLRPKADAAWNLHQATRDLDLDAFVLYSSLAATVGSPGQANYAAANAYLDALAHHRHHQGLPATSLAWGPWADTDGMAGLLSETDAARIARTGFPAMTAEQGLAMLDAALTGPDHPLLIGTALDTAALRARADVGSLPPILTELAPRTVRRTQGAGAPAESAPAANSLRDQLAGLNAAERQERLLDLVRRTTASILAYSDLSDVPARSGFLDLGLDSLSTIELRNVLSRLSGLQLPATLIFDHPTPSALARHLDGRLADSGDGERTDVLGELRRLDSSLFSVSAGNGRLRAEVKEQLQAMLKQFDDGRDDSSGRLADTLVSASAEEVFQFIDREFSDTLHDSGEAGSHD, encoded by the coding sequence GTGGCAGGCGAAGACACGCTCCGGACCTATCTCAAGCGGGCGACCACGGATCTGCGCCAGGCTCGCCGGCGTTTGCAGGAGGTGGAAGAGACCGCTCGTGAACCGATCGCGATCGTCGGCATGGGCTGTCGCTATCCCGGAGGCATCACCTCCCCTGCGACGCTCTGGGAGGTCGTCGTTCAGGGCCGGGACGCGATCAGCGACTTCCCGACGAACCGTGGCTGGGACCTGGACGCGCTGTTCGACCAGGACAGCACGCACGTCGATGCAGGCGCCCGGAGCCGGGAGGATGAGAGCGCCGACGAAGGCGCCAGTGACGGCGATGACGGGCGGACCGACGACGGTAATCCGAGTGGGGGCAGCCGACCCGGTACCTCAGCCACCCGTTACGGCGGGTTCCTCCACGACGCCGGCGCCTTCGACGCCGCGTTCTTCAACATCTCCCCCCGCGAAGCCAAAGCCATGGACCCCCAGCAACGACTCCTCCTGGAAACCGCCTGGGAAGCACTCGAAGACGCCCGACTCGACCCCCACACCCTGGCCGGCACCCCCACCGGCGTCTTCACCGGCCTCTCCCCCAACCACTACGGCACCCACGGCGACACCGAACTCGAGGGCTACCTCCTGACCGGCACCGCCCCCGCCGTCGCCTCCGGCCGCATCGCCTACACCCTCGGCCTCCACGGACCCGCCCTCACCATCGACACCGCCTGCTCCTCCTCCCTCGTCGCCGTCCACCTCGCCTGCCAAGCCCTCCGCAACAACGAATGCACCCTCGCCCTCGCCGGCGGCGCCACCATCATGGCCACCCCCGAAACCTTCCTCGAATTCAGCCGCCAAGGCGGCCTCGCCCCCGACGGCCGCTGCAAAGCCTTCGCCGCCGAAGCCGACGGCACCGGCTGGTCCGAAGGCGCCGGCATCATCGTCCTCCAACGCCTCAGCGACGCCCAAGCACAAGGCCGCACCATCCTCGCCCTCATCCCCGGATCCGCCGTCAACCAGGACGGCGCCAGCAACGGACTCACCGCACCCAACGGCCCCGCCCAAGAACGCGTCATCCACCAAGCCCTCACCAACGCCCACCTCACCCCCGACCAAATCGACGCCGTCGAAGCCCACGGCACCGGCACCACCCTCGGCGACCCCATCGAAGCCCACGCACTCCTCAACACCTACGGACAACACCACACCCCCCAACACCCCCTCTACCTCGGCTCACTCAAAACCAACATCGGCCACACCCAAGCCGCCGCAGGCATCGCCGGCATCATCAAAATGGTCCAAGCCCTCAACCACGACCACCTCCCCCCCACCCTCCACGCACACAACCCCTCACCCCACATCAACTGGACCACCGGCCACATCACCCTCCTCACCCAACCCACCCCCTGGCCCACACACAACCGCCCCCGCAACGCCGCAGTCTCAGCCTTCGGCGTCAGCGGAACCAACGCCCACCTCATCCTCCAACAAGCCCCCACACCCCCACACACCGACGAACCCACCACACCCCCGCAGGACGACAAAACCCTCGTCGTCCTGCCCCTCTCCGCCAAGTCCGCACCAGCGCTGCGCGCCCAAGCCACCCAACTAGGCGACCACCTCACCGACCACCCCGACCTCGGCCTCCCACAAACAGCAACCACACTCGCCACCCGCGCCGTCTTCGAACACCGCGCCGTCATCACCACCCACGACCGGGCCCAGGCCCTCGACGCCCTGCACGCACTGGCCGACTCAACCCCCCACGTCGCCCTCACCACCGGCCAGACCCCCACACCAGCCAGGAAACTCGCCTTCCTCTTCCCCGGACAGGGCTGCCAGTACCCCGGCATGGGACGCGGCCTCTACAACCGCCTCCCCGTCTTCACCGACGCCCTCGACGACACCTGCCGCGCCCTCGACGAACACCTCGAACACCCCCTACGCGACATCATCCTCGCCCAACCCGACACCCCCCAAGCCCAACTCCTCACCCGCACCGACTACACCCAACCCGCCCTCTTCGCCCTCACCACCGCCCTCTACCACCAACTCCGCGACCTCGGACTCACCCCCGACTACCTCATCGGACACTCCATCGGCGAAATCACCGCCGCCCACGCCGCCGGCATCCTCACCCTCACCGACGCCGCCACCCTCATCACCACCCGCGCCCGCCTCATGCACCAACTCCCCAACCACACCACCGGCATGCTCGCCGCCCACACCACACTCACCAACCTCACCCCCCACCTCACCAACCACCCCACCACCACCATCGCCGCCTACAACAGCCCCACCAACCACATCCTCGCCGACACCCACACCAACCTCACCACCCTCCAACACGACCTCACCACCCACGGCATCAAAACCACCCCCCTCCACACCACCCACGCCTTCCACTCCCCCCACATGAACCCCACCCTCGAAACCTTCCACCACACCGCACAACAACTCACCTACCACCCACCCACCATCCCCATCATCTCCACCCTCACCGGACAACCCACCACCACCGAACTCACCCACCCCACCCACTGGACCCAACACATCCGCCAACCCGTCCAACTCCACCAAGCCCTCACCCACACCCCACCCCACACCACCTACCTCGAAATCACCCCCCACCCCACCCTCACCCCCCACACACCACCCCACACCCCCACCCACACCACCCTCCACCGCAACCACAACGACCAACACCACCTCCACACCACCCTCGCCCACCTCCACACCACCGGCCACACCACCACCTGGCCCACCACCACCCACACCCACACCACCACCACCAGCAGCACGGCGAAACTGCCCACCTACCCCTTCCAGCGCGACACCTACTGGCTGAGCCCGCCCCGGACCGCTGCTGCACGTGAGAACGGTCCGGCACTGCTTCACCTCACCTGGGACGAGCACCCCACCCCCCACACCACCGCGGCACTGCCCGCCCACACCGCACTCCTGACCAACCCCTTCGACACACCTGACACACCGGTTGCGCCAGACGAGCCGCACAGGCCGGACAAGGCAGACAGGGCGGATGAACCGGACGGGCAGGATGACGGGCAGGCTGGGCCTGACGGACTGGGCGTGTCCGATGCACCCGATGCACCCGATGCCGGCCACCGTGTCCTCAGCGGACTGGTCCCCACCGCCAACCACTACCGCACCCTCACCGACCTCACCCACGCCCTGGACAACGCAACCACCGCCCCCGACACCCTCATCTGCCCACTCCCCACACCCACCACCACACCCACCGACCCCACCACCGACACCCACAACACCCTCACCGCCACCCTCCACCTCCTACAGACCTGGCTCGCCGACGAACGCACCACCCACACCCACCTCGTCCTCCTCACCCACCAAGCCGTCACCGTCACCCCCGACGAAGACCCCCACCTCACCCACGCCGCCACCACCGCCCTCATCCGCACCGCCCAGACCGAACACCCCCACCGCATCACCCTCATCGACCTCGACACCCACCCCGACACACCCACCACACTCCCCCACGCCCTCCACCACGCCCACACCCACCACCAACCCCAACTCGCCATCCGCCAAGGCCACATCCACACACCCGCCCTCCGCCACACCCACACCCCCACCACACCACCCCCCACCTGGAACCCACAAGGCACCGTCCTCATCACCGGCGGCACCGGAACACTCGCCGCACACACCGCACGCCACCTCATCACCCAGCACGGCGTACGCCACCTCCTCCTCGCCAGCCGCACCGGCCCCAACGCCCCAGGAGCCCATCAACTCACCACAGAACTACAAACCCTCGGAGCCGACGTCACACTCGCCGCCTGCGACATCGCCGACCCCCACGCCCTCACCCACCTCCTCACCACCCTCCCCGACACACACCCACTCACAGCCGTCATCCACACCGCAGGCCTCATCGACATGGCCCCCCTCCTCGAACTCACCCCCCAACAACTCCACACCGTCCTACGCCCCAAAGTCGACGCCGCCTGGAACCTCCACCACGCCACCCGCCACCTCAACCTCGACGCCTTCATCCTCTACTCCTCCCTCGCCGCCACCCTCGCCTCACCCGGACAGGCCAACTACGCCGCCGCCAACGCCTACCTCGACGCCCTTGCCCACCACCGACACCACCAAGGACTCCCCGCCACCAGCCTCGCCTGGGGCCCCTGGACCGACACCAACGGCATGATCCGCCACCTCAACACCACCACCCGCAAACACACCACCCGCACCGGATTCCCACCCCTCACCACCACCAACGCACTCCACCTCCTCGACACCGCACTCACCACCCACCACCCCACCACCACCGCCACCCACCTCAACACCACCACCCTCACCACCCAAGCCCACAACAACACCCTCCCCCCACTCCTCCACCACCTCACCCCCACACCGGCGGTACGTACCCGGTCGGCCGGTGAGAAAGCCGCGGGAGACGGCTCCTCCCTGAAGACCCGCTTGACGGGGCTCAACGAACAAGAACGCCTCGAACACCTCCTCAACCTCGTCCGCACCACCATCGCCACCGTCCTCGCCCACCCCGACCCCCACCACATCGACCCCCACCAACCCTTCAAACAACTCGGCTTCGACTCCCTCACCACCGTCCAGCTCCGCAACCACCTCACCCACACCACCGGACTCCACCTCCCCACCACCCTCGCCTTCGACCACCCCACACCCCACGCCCTCACCACCCACCTCAACCAACAACTCACCCCCCACACCAACCAAAAAGCCACCCACGACAAACCCACCACCACAACCACCACCGACGACCCCATCGCCATCGTCGGCATGGGCTGCCGCTTCCCCGGAAACATCACCTCACCCGACGCACTCTGGCACCTCATCACCCAAGGCCACGAAGCCATCACCGCCTTCCCCACCAACCGCGGCTGGAACCTCGACAAACTGTTCGACACCACCGGCAACACCGGTCACACCGGCGACACCGAGAGGAAACCCGGTACCTCAGCCACCCGTTACGGCGGATTCCTCCACGACGCCGGCGCCTTCGACGCCGCGTTCTTCAACATCTCCCCCCGCGAAGCCAAAGCCATGGACCCCCAGCAACGACTCCTCCTGGAAACCGCCTGGGAAGCACTCGAAGACGCCCGACTCGACCCCCACACCCTGGCCGGCACCCCCACCGGCGTCTTCACCGGCCTCTCCCCCAACCACTACGGCACCCACGGCGACACCGAACTCGAGGGCTACCTCCTGACCGGCACCGCCCCCGCCGTCGCCTCCGGCCGCATCGCCTACACCCTCGGCCTCCACGGACCCGCCCTCACCATCGACACCGCCTGCTCCTCCTCCCTCGTCGCCGTCCACCTCGCCTGCCAAGCCCTCCGCAACAACGAATGCACCCTCGCCCTCGCCGGCGGCGCCACCATCATGGCCACCCCCGAAACCTTCCTCGAATTCAGCCGCCAAGGCGGCCTCGCCCCCGACGGCCGCTGCAAAGCCTTCGCCGCCGAAGCCGACGGCACCGGCTGGTCCGAAGGCGCCGGCATCATCATCCTCCAACGCCTCAGCGACGCCCAAGCACAAGGCCGCACCATCCTCGCCCTCATCCCCGGATCCGCCGTCAACCAGGACGGCGCCAGCAACGGACTCACCGCACCCAACGGCCCCGCCCAAGAACGCGTCATCCACCAAGCCCTCACCAACGCCCACCTCACCCCCGACCAAATCGACGCCGTCGAAGCCCACGGCACCGGCACCACCCTCGGCGACCCCATCGAAGCCCACGCACTCCTCAACACCTACGGACAACACCACACCCCCCAACACCCCCTCTACCTCGGCTCACTCAAAACCAACATCGGCCACACCCAAGCCGCCGCAGGCATCGCCGGCATCATCAAAATGGTCCAAGCCCTCAACCACGACCACCTCCCCCCCACCCTCCACGCACACAACCCCTCACCCCACATCAACTGGACCACCGGCCACATCACCCTCCTCACCCAACCCACCCCCTGGCCCACACACAACCGCCCCCGCAACGCCGCAGTCTCAGCCTTCGGCGTCAGCGGAACCAACGCCCACCTCATCCTCCAACAAGCCCCCACCCCCACACACACCGACAAACCCACCCCGCCACACACCGACGAACCCACCACACCCCCACACACCGACGAACCCACCACACCCCCGCAGGACGACACATCCCTCGTCGCCCTGCCCCTCTCCGCCAAGTCCGCACCAGCGCTGCGCGCCCAAGCCACCCAACTACGCGACCACCTCACCGACCACCCCGACCTCGGCCTCCCACAAACAGCCACCACACTCGCCACCCGCGCCGTCTTCGAACACCGCGCCGTCATCACCGCTACCGACCGAGACCAGGCGCTGGCAGCGCTCACCGCCCTCGCCGAGAACTCTCCACACACGCTGCTCACCACCGGCCAGACCCCCACACCAGCCAGGAAACTCGCCTTCCTCTTCCCCGGACAGGGCTGCCAGTACCCCGGCATGGGACGCGGCCTCTACAACCGCCTCCCCGTCTTCACCGACGCCCTCGACGACACCTGCCGCGCCCTCGACGAACACCTCGAACACCCCCTACGCGACATCATCCTCGCCCAACCCGACACCCCCCAAGCCCAACTCCTCACCCGCACCGACTACACCCAACCCGCCCTCTTCGCCCTCACCACCGCCCTCTACCACCAACTCCGCGACCTCGGACTCACCCCCGACTACCTCATCGGACACTCCATCGGCGAAATCACCGCCGCCCACGCCGCCGGCATCCTCACCCTCACCGACGCCGCCACCCTCATCACCACCCGCGCCCGCCTCATGCACCAACTCCCCAACCACACCACCGGCATGCTCGCCGCCCACACCACACTCACCAACCTCACCCCCCACCTCACCAACCACCCCACCACCACCATCGCCGCCTACAACAGCCCCACCAACCACATCCTCGCCGACACCCACACCAACCTCACCACCCTCCAACACGACCTCACCACCCACGGCATCAAAACCACCCCCCTCCACACCACCCACGCCTTCCACTCCCCCCACATGAACCCCACCCTCGAAACCTTCCACCACACCGCACAACAACTCACCTACCACCCACCCACCATCCCCATCATCTCCACCCTCACCGGACAACCCACCACCACCGAACTCACCCACCCCACCCACTGGACCCAACACATCCGCCAACCCGTCCAACTCCACCAAGCCCTCACCCACACCCCACCCCACACCACCTACCTCGAAATCACCCCCCACCCCACCCTCACCCCCCACACACCACCCCACACCCCCACCCACACCACCCTCCACCGCAACCACAACGACCAACACCACCTCCACACCACCCTCGCCCACCTCCACACCACCGGCCACACCACCACCTGGCCCACCACCACCCACACCAGCCCCAACCGCAGCAGCAGCACGGCGAAACTGCCCACCTACCCCTTCCAACACCACACCCACTGGCTCACCCCACCCACAACAACCACCGCTTCTGCCACTGCCACCGCCCTCGGTCAGGGAGCAGCCCACCACCCGTTCCTCGGCGCTGTCCTCGACCTGCCCGAGCAGAGCACCACCGTGTTCACCGGTCAGATTTCACTCGACACCCACCCATGGCTGGCCGACCACACGATCCAGGGAACCGTGCTGCTGCCGGCAACCGCTGTCGTCGATCTCGCCCTGCACGCGGGGGACCATCTCGGCTGCCCCGTCGTCAGCGAGCTGACCCTGCACAGCCCGCTTGCTCTGTCCGGTGACACCGCGCGCGACCTGCGCCTCACCGCTGTACGGTCCGAGGAGGACGCCGCCTGCGCACTGACCGTTCATTCCCGTGCGTCCGAACACGACGAGTGGACCCACCACGCGTCCGCCACCCTCGCCGCCCAGGCGGCCGACGCAGTCGGCACCCTCGACGGAACCGACGCCTGGACCGCCTGGCCGCCCGCCGGAGCCACGCCCATTGATGTGACGACCACATATGACGAACTCTCCCGAAGCGGCTACCACTACGGGCCCCTCTTTCGAGGGCTCACGGCCGCGTGGCGGGACGGCGACGACGTGTACGCCGAGGTCGCCCTGCCGTCGGTCACGGACCCCGGCACCGGCACCGGCACCGGCGTGAGTACTGACGGCTACGGAGTCCACCCCGCGCTGCTCGACGCCGCGCTCCACCCCCTCGTCCTGCATTCCGACGAGACGGCCACGAAGCAGACTTCGTTGCCGTACAGCTTCGAGGGCCTCGCCCTGCACACCACCGGTGCCACGGCCCTCCGAGTCCGGCTCAGCCGTACCGGAGCCCATGCCCTCACGCTCACCGCGGCGGACTCAACCGGAGCGCCGGTCGCGACCATTGACACCCTGACATTGCGTCCCCAGGGGCCTTCCGTGCCCGCGCCACTGCATCACGTGCGCTGGATACACCGGCCACACCCCACCGAAACCCCCGACACCACCGCCACCCCCGACTTCACCCAACTCACCCTCACCCAAGCCCTCAACCAGCCAACCCCCACACCACCCCACCTCCTCATCCACCTCACCAACCCCGACACACCCCAAAACCAAGACCAACACCCCACCAACCACCAGACCCTCACCGACACCCTCAACCTCCTCCAACACTGGCTCACCGACGAACGCAACGCCCACACCCACCTCACCCTCACCACACACCACGCAGTCCCCATCACCCCCCACGACAACCCCAACCCCACCCACGCCACACTCTGGGGACTCATCCGCACCGCCCAAACCGAACACCCCCACCGCATCACCCTCATCGACCTCGACACCCACCCCGACACACCCACCACACTCCCCCACGCCCTCCACCACAGCCACACCCACCACGAACCCCAACTCGCCATCCGCCAAGGCCACATCCACACACCCCGACTCACCCGCCTCCCCACCCCACAACTCACCGGCACGGATCCGACCTGGAACCCGGAAGGCACCGTCCTGATCACCGGCGGCACCGGGGCGCTCGGGACCCACACCGCCCGGCATCTCGTCACCCGGCACGGCGTGCGCCGCCTCCTCCTCGTCAGCCGCAGCGGGCCCGATGCCCCTCATGCCTCACGACTCCGCCGGGAACTGGAGGAACTGGGTGCCGAGGTGACCGTCTCGGCGTGCGACGTCGCCGATCGCGGAGCCGTCGACGCACTGCTGCACGACCTCCCCGAACGGCATCCGCTGAGCGCCGTCGTACACATCGCCGGTGTCGTCGAGGACTCCACCTGCACGTCGCTGTCGGCGCGTGAGCTGGAAGCCGTCCTGCGCCCCAAGGCCGACGCGGCCTGGAACCTCCACCAGGCCACCCGCGACCTCGACCTCGACGCCTTCGTCCTCTACTCCTCCCTCGCGGCCACCGTCGGCTCCCCGGGGCAGGCCAACTACGCCGCCGCCAACGCCTACCTCGACGCCCTCGCCCACCACCGACACCACCAAGGACTCCCCGCCACCAGCCTCGCCTGGGGGCCGTGGGCCGACACCGACGGCATGGCCGGGCTGTTGAGCGAGACCGACGCGGCGCGCATCGCACGTACGGGATTCCCGGCGATGACGGCCGAGCAAGGGCTGGCCATGCTGGATGCCGCGCTGACCGGGCCGGACCATCCACTGCTCATCGGCACCGCGCTCGACACAGCCGCGCTGCGCGCCCGGGCCGACGTCGGGAGCCTCCCCCCGATCCTCACCGAGTTGGCTCCCCGTACCGTACGACGCACCCAGGGTGCAGGGGCACCGGCGGAGTCGGCCCCCGCCGCGAACTCACTCAGGGACCAGCTCGCCGGTCTCAACGCGGCCGAGCGGCAGGAGCGGCTGCTCGACCTCGTCCGACGCACCACGGCGTCGATCCTCGCGTACTCGGACCTGTCCGATGTTCCCGCGCGGTCGGGTTTCCTCGACCTGGGCCTCGACTCGCTGTCCACGATCGAGTTGCGCAACGTCCTGAGCCGGCTGAGCGGGCTACAACTGCCGGCGACACTCATCTTCGATCACCCCACGCCCTCTGCTCTGGCGCGCCATCTCGACGGCCGGCTCGCCGACAGTGGCGACGGGGAGCGGACGGACGTCCTGGGTGAGTTGCGCCGCCTGGATTCTTCTCTCTTCTCGGTTTCCGCAGGGAACGGCCGGTTGCGCGCCGAGGTGAAGGAACAGCTTCAGGCGATGTTGAAGCAGTTCGACGACGGGCGCGATGACAGCAGCGGGCGACTGGCGGACACACTCGTTTCGGCGTCCGCCGAAGAGGTCTTCCAGTTCATCGACCGAGAATTCAGTGACACCCTTCATGACTCCGGTGAGGCGGGTTCCCATGACTGA